A single Leptidea sinapis chromosome 2, ilLepSina1.1, whole genome shotgun sequence DNA region contains:
- the LOC126971871 gene encoding klarsicht protein-like isoform X1: protein MSEMSAVVQTAQTSIEDAGAVSARWSALRAAAIRRGGARRLRREIAALRATLDDVCEPGDCAPQPHTRAQLHRRIEELKERLSRLLECKVSMLKLTVSVRRALGDTETDETGLTTDLTALLAAWDDAHQRTSNELLSLEKAVSAWAEWENALRELQGALRGDLATLQSLRDKGAKEEDQGEVAAQIRQLAATLVDKKKVSSTCDSLSDSGISDGDSEAAGGRARRLGALRELAKRLQAALAPNSPAHRAIAKRMEQTENEVKILQESCRALVEQSIPDFKIDDDSEQIVVPQNKTGSGDPDYNPRSGWVWRVLRSSIPIQLCLVALLLAAWLVERPRCCDALNSLAQTLTPQLRYVRGPPPV from the exons ATGTCCGAAATGAGTGCAGTGGTGCAAACAGCGCAGACATCTATTGAAGACGCTGGTG CTGTATCAGCTCGGTGGTCAGCGCTTCGAGCAGCTGCTATTCGCCGCGGCGGCGCCCGGCGTCTCCGACGAGAGATCGCGGCCCTGCGAGCGACCCTGGACGATGTCTGCGAGCCCGGTGACTGCGCACCCCAACCGCACACTAGGGCCCAGCTACACAGGAGAATTGAGGAGCTGAAG GAGCGCCTTTCCCGTCTGCTGGAATGCAAGGTGTCGATGCTGAAGCTAACGGTGTCTGTACGTCGGGCTCTCGGAGACACGGAAACTGATGAGACCGGCCTCACTACAGACCTGACTGCCTTGCTGGCAGCCTGGGATGACGCCCATCaacg CACGTCAAACGAACTGCTGTCGCTAGAGAAAGCCGTAAGCGCGTGGGCTGAATGGGAGAATGCATTGCGAGAGCTCCAGGGAGCGTTACGCGGAGATCTGGCAACACTGCAGTCGTTGCGAGACAAGGGCGCCAAGGAGGAAGATCAGGGAGAGGTGGCTGCTCAGATACGGCAACTGGCGGCAACACTCGTCGACAAGAAGAAG GTTTCCTCTACGTGCGACTCGCTGTCGGATTCTGGCATCTCAGACGGAGACAGCGAAGCGGCCGGCGGTCGCGCGCGGCGTCTCGGCGCACTTCGGGAACTGGCCAAGAGACTGCAGGCAGCACTAGCGCCCAACTCCCCCGCTCATAGAGCTATCGCTAAG cgCATGGAACAGACTGAAAATGAGGTGAAAATTCTACAAGAATCATGTCGCGCTCTTGTTGAGCAAAGTATTCCTGATTTTAAAATTGACGACGACTC GGAGCAAATAGTTGTTCCGCAAAACAAAACTGGTTCGGGAGACCCTGACTACAACCCAAGAAGTGGATGGGTTTGGCGAGTACTGCGGTCATCTATCCCCATACAACTTTGCCTCGTCGCTTTACTATTGGCTGCGTGGCTCGTAGAAAGACCAAGGTGTTGCGACGCTCTCAACTCTCTAGCCCAGACTTTGACGCCGCAACTGCGTTATGTCCGCGGCCCGCCACCAGTGTGA
- the LOC126971871 gene encoding klarsicht protein-like isoform X2 — translation MDRNYIPPYPAVSARWSALRAAAIRRGGARRLRREIAALRATLDDVCEPGDCAPQPHTRAQLHRRIEELKERLSRLLECKVSMLKLTVSVRRALGDTETDETGLTTDLTALLAAWDDAHQRTSNELLSLEKAVSAWAEWENALRELQGALRGDLATLQSLRDKGAKEEDQGEVAAQIRQLAATLVDKKKVSSTCDSLSDSGISDGDSEAAGGRARRLGALRELAKRLQAALAPNSPAHRAIAKRMEQTENEVKILQESCRALVEQSIPDFKIDDDSEQIVVPQNKTGSGDPDYNPRSGWVWRVLRSSIPIQLCLVALLLAAWLVERPRCCDALNSLAQTLTPQLRYVRGPPPV, via the exons ATGGATCGGAACTACATACCGCCATATCCAG CTGTATCAGCTCGGTGGTCAGCGCTTCGAGCAGCTGCTATTCGCCGCGGCGGCGCCCGGCGTCTCCGACGAGAGATCGCGGCCCTGCGAGCGACCCTGGACGATGTCTGCGAGCCCGGTGACTGCGCACCCCAACCGCACACTAGGGCCCAGCTACACAGGAGAATTGAGGAGCTGAAG GAGCGCCTTTCCCGTCTGCTGGAATGCAAGGTGTCGATGCTGAAGCTAACGGTGTCTGTACGTCGGGCTCTCGGAGACACGGAAACTGATGAGACCGGCCTCACTACAGACCTGACTGCCTTGCTGGCAGCCTGGGATGACGCCCATCaacg CACGTCAAACGAACTGCTGTCGCTAGAGAAAGCCGTAAGCGCGTGGGCTGAATGGGAGAATGCATTGCGAGAGCTCCAGGGAGCGTTACGCGGAGATCTGGCAACACTGCAGTCGTTGCGAGACAAGGGCGCCAAGGAGGAAGATCAGGGAGAGGTGGCTGCTCAGATACGGCAACTGGCGGCAACACTCGTCGACAAGAAGAAG GTTTCCTCTACGTGCGACTCGCTGTCGGATTCTGGCATCTCAGACGGAGACAGCGAAGCGGCCGGCGGTCGCGCGCGGCGTCTCGGCGCACTTCGGGAACTGGCCAAGAGACTGCAGGCAGCACTAGCGCCCAACTCCCCCGCTCATAGAGCTATCGCTAAG cgCATGGAACAGACTGAAAATGAGGTGAAAATTCTACAAGAATCATGTCGCGCTCTTGTTGAGCAAAGTATTCCTGATTTTAAAATTGACGACGACTC GGAGCAAATAGTTGTTCCGCAAAACAAAACTGGTTCGGGAGACCCTGACTACAACCCAAGAAGTGGATGGGTTTGGCGAGTACTGCGGTCATCTATCCCCATACAACTTTGCCTCGTCGCTTTACTATTGGCTGCGTGGCTCGTAGAAAGACCAAGGTGTTGCGACGCTCTCAACTCTCTAGCCCAGACTTTGACGCCGCAACTGCGTTATGTCCGCGGCCCGCCACCAGTGTGA